The Candidatus Methylomirabilota bacterium DNA segment CGGATCACCGACGCAGCGGAGCTGCGCGTGAAGGAATCGGACCGCATCCGCTTCGTCGCCACGGAGCTCGGCACGCTGGGCGCGCGCATCACCGAAACTCCAGACGGCCTCGAGATCGAAGGCGGCACGCGGCTCCGCGGCGCCTGCGTCCAGAGCGGCGGCGACCACCGCATGGCGATGGCGCTCTGCGTGGCCGGCCTCGTCGCGGAGGGAGAGACGATCGTCGAAGACACCGAATGCATCGGGACCTCGTACCCCGGTTTTGTCGCGACAGTCAACACGCTGGCCGGCGCGCCCTGCCTGGAAGAACTGCCGTGACTTGCCGACGCGATCCCGTCATCACCATCGACGGCCCGGCCGGCGCGGGCAAGTCCACCACCGCCCGCGAGGTCGCCCGCCGGCTCGGGTTCAGGCTCGTGGACACTGGCGCGCTGTACCGCGCGTTGGCGTGGGCGCTCATGCAGGCGGGCGTGTCGCCGGAGGACGAGATCGGCGTCGGAGCGCTGCTGGCCCGGACGACCGTCGAGCTGGCCGACATGGGCGCCGGCGGGGGCACCAGCGGGCGCGTGCTGGTCAACGGCCGCGACGTCACCGCCGAGATCAGGACGCCCGAGATCGCCCTGACGACGTCGAGGCTGACGGCGCTCAGAGCGGTGCGCGACAAGATGACGCCGCTCCAGCGGAGCCTCGCGGCCGCCGGCGGGGTCGTCCTTGAGGGCCGGGACACGGGCAGCGTGGTCTGCCCCGACGCGGAGGTCAAGGTCTACCTGGACGCGGACCTTGCCGAGCGGGCCCGCCGCCGCCGCGACGAGCTGGCCGCGCGCGGCCTGCCCGCCGACTACGAAAGGGTGAAGGCGGAGGTCGCCTTGCGGGACCGCCAGGACATGGAGCGGGCGCTCGCGCCGCTCCGCAAGCCGCCGGGGGCCGTGACGGTCGACTCGACGGCGCTCTCCCCGGAGGCGGTGGTTTTGCGGATCCTCGACGCGGTGGAGCAGGCGCGGTGCTGTACCTGATCCTGAAGCCGCTGGTGGTGTTTCTGATGCGGGCGTGGTTCGGACTCCGCGTGAGAGGAGCGGAGCACATCCCGTCCTCGGGGCCTGCGCTCATCGTCTCGAACCATCAGAGCATTCTCGATCCGCCGGTAATCGGCGGGGCGGCGCGGCGCCAGATCTATTTCCTCGCGAAGGCGGAGCTGTTCCGGATCCCCCTCTTCGGGTGGTTGTTCCGGGCGCTCCACGCGCGGCCGGTGCGCCGCGAGGGCTCGGACCCGGGTGCGCTCAGAATAGCCGCGCTGTTGCTCGAACAAGGCAAGGCGCTCCTGGTCTTTCCGGAGGGGACGCGCAGCCTGGACGGCCGTCTTGGGGAAGGGAAGCCCGGTGTCGGGATGCTCGCGGTCACGAGCGGGGCGCCGGTGGTGCCCGCGTACGTCTCGGGCACCCTCGAGGCCCTGCCCAAGGGCGCGGTCTGGCCCCGGCGCAGCCAAGTGAGCGTGAGCTTCGGTCCCGCGTTACACTTCAAGGCCCCGATCGGTTCCGGCCGCAAGGAGCGCTACCGGGAGGCTACAGAGGAGATGATGCGCGGGATCGCGCAGTTGAAGGCGCAGAGCGCCACGACACGCTCCGGGGATCCTTAGGAGTGTGGGGGGAGTACGGGGGCCATGTCGAGGCCCCCGTTGCTGGGGGAGTACGGGGGCCATCTCGGGGCCCCCGTTGCTGAACGACGTCAGGGGCGGTCGCGAAGTCCGACGCCCCGGCGATATCCATCAAGGGAGGAAGCACCGCATTATGGAGACGGAGAACCGGAAGGCGAAGCTCCTCGAGGGGGTGCAGGAGGAGGTGGCAGAGGCCCCCGAGGAGAGTATGGAGGATTGGTTCAACCGGGGCGTGGGCGACATCGAGGAAGGGGAGGTCGTCCGCGGCAGGGTCGTCGAGGTCCGCGACAGCGAAGTGCTCGTGGACATCGGCTACAAGAGCGAGGGGACTATCGCGATGGAGGAATTCCGCCACGCGGGCACCCTCCCGAAGGTCGGCGACGAGATCGAGGTCTACCTCGAGTCCAAGGAGGACAGCGAGGGGCTGATCGTCCTCAGCAAGGACAAGGCCGACAAGATCAAGGTCTGGGACGCCATCTCCAAGTCTCACGACAGCGGCACGCCCGTGGAAGGCAAGGTGGTCGAGGTCGTCAAGGGCGGGCTCTCGGTCGACGTGGGCGTCCGCGCCTTTCTGCCGGGCTCCCAGGTGGACCTGAGACCTGTTAAGAACCTCGCCTCGATGCTCGGCCAGATGATCCGCGCGAAGGTCATCAAGCTCAACCGGCGGCGAGGCAACGTCGTTCTGTCCCGGCGCGCGGTGCTCGAGGAGGAGCGCGAGGAGAAGCGGAAGCACACGCTCTCGGTGCTCTCGGAGGGCATGGTGCTCACGGGCGCCGTCAAGAACATCACCGACTACGGCGCCTTCATCGACCTGGGCGGGATCGACGGCCTCCTGCACGTGACCGACATGTCCTGGGGCAGGGTCGGACACCCGTCGGAGATCTTCCAGATCGGCGACCAGGTCGAGGTCGTCGTGCTGCACTTCGATCGCGAGACCGGGCGCGTCTCGCTTGGCTACAAGCAGAAGTCGTCCGACCCCTGGGCCGTCGTCGACGAGCGCTACCCCGTCGGCGCCAAGGCGCAGGGGCGGGTGGTGAGCCTGACCAATTACGGCGCCTTCGTCGAGCTCGAGCCCGGAGTCGAAGGGCTCGTGCACGTGTCCGAGATGTCGTGGACGCGCCGCGTGCGACACCCCTCGAAGCTCGTCAACGTCGGCGACATGGTGGACGTCATGGTGCTCGACGTGAACAAGGCCACCAAGCGCATCTCGCTCGGCATGAAGCAGGTCGAGGCCGACCCGTGGGCGACCATCGAGGAGCGCTACAAGCCGGGCGAGCGGGTCGAGGGCAAGGTGCGCAACCTGACCGACTTCGGCGCCTTCGTCGAGCTCGAGCCCGGCGTGGACGGCCTGCTGCACATCTCCGACATGTCCTGGACCCGCAATATCGGGCACCCGTCGGAGATCCTCAAGAAGGGGCAGTCCGTCGAGACGCAGATCCTCAACGTGGACAGGGACAACAAGCGAATCTCCCTGGGCCTCAAGCAGATCCAACCCGATCCGTGGGAATCTGTCTCCCAGCGCTATCCCATGGGCTCTCGCGTCACCGGCAAGATCGTGCGGCTGACCGACTTCGGCGCCTTCGTCGAGCTTGAGCCCGGCGTGGACGGGCTCCTCCACGTCTCGCAGATGTCGAGCCGTCCCATTGCCTCGCCCTCCGACCTCGTGAACGTGGGCGACGAGCTCACGCTGATGGTGATACGCGTCGATCCCAACGAGCGGCGCATAGGGCTCAGCCTCAAGGACCTGGCGGCGGCCATCCTGGAGGAGCCGTCGCAAGCGGATGCCCGCGGCCGCGGCAAGGGGCGGAAGCGGCGTGGCGGCGAGGACTTCGATGAGGATGAGGAGTAGGCCGCTCGTGTGGGGCTACAGGTGACATCCCGCGGTCGCGTCGCGGTCGTTGCAGTGGGGGTGGGCCTCGGGATCCTCGTGCTGTTCCTCGGCACGATCTGGGTTCTCATGGCGACGGTCAGCGAGGATGGGCTGCCCACGGGCGGACCGAGGGTCGCGGTCGTGGAGATTGAGGGCATCATCGTGGACGGCACCGCGGCCGTTCGCGAGCTCCGCGAGCACGCGGACAATCCGTCGATCAAGGCGGTTGTCCTCCGCGTCAACAGCCCGGGCGGGGTCGTCGCGCCGACGCAGGAGATTTTCGCCGCCATCCAACGCGCGAGAAAGGCCGGCAAGCCTGTGGTCGCGACCCTTGGCGCAGTGGCCGCCTCGGGCGGGTACTACGTCGCGGCGGCCGCCGACAGGATCTACGCCAATCCCGGCACGCTGACGGGCTCCATCGGCGTGGTCATGCAGATGGCCAACCTCGAGGGGCTGCTGAAGAAGGTCGGCGTCGAGTACGTCGTCGTCAAGGCGGGCGCGTACAAGGACGTGGGCAACTTCGCCCGCACCATGAGCCCCGAGGAGCGGAAGATGCTGCAAGCGCTGCTCGACGACGTGTACTCGCAGTTCGTGGACGCAGTCGCCGAAGGACGGGGGCTCGAGCGAAAGGAAGTGCTGGCGTTCGCCGAAGGCCGCATCTACTCCGGCCAGCAGGCACTGGCGCTCAAGATGGTGGACGAGATGGGCGGCTTCGAGGATGCCGTCGAGGCCGCGGGCAAGCTGGCCAATATTCAGGGGCGGCCGAAGCTCGTCTACCCGCGAAAGAAGTTCTCCTTCAAGGATCTGCTGGAGAACCGGCTGGGACTGTCGGGGGTCGGTCCGCTCCTGCCGGCCCTTTCGGGCATCCGGACCCCCCTCTACCTCATGCAGTAGCCGTAAACCCTTGCTCTACTTGACAATCTTTCGACCGGCGTGCTACGTTTCAAAAGTGGAATCAGCCCGGTCGACGTGTCCGTGACCGGAAGATGGCGGGGTTCCCGTGGAGGGAGCAGGCTCATGACCAAAGCGGATCTCATCGAGGAAGTCTCCAAGCTGTCGAGCCTGACCAAGAAGGAGACGGAGTTGATCGTCAACACCGTCTTCGACAACATCACCGACGCTCTCGCCAAGGGAGATAAGGTGGAGCTGCGCGGGTTCGGCAGCTTCCGCATCCGCCACCGCAACTCCCGAAAGGGCCGCAACCCCAAGACCGGAGACAGCGTCAGCGTCCCCGAAAAGCGGGTGCCGTTCTTCAAGGTGGGGAAGAGACTCCGCGAGCTGGTCAACACTTAAGAGGTCGCCCCGTAGCCGCGTGGACCGACTCTGGGCGCCGTGGCGGATGGCCTACGTGACATCCGTCGGAGCGCCGCCCGCCACGCCCCCCGCCACGCCCGATGGCTGCATCCTCTGCGACGCGCTCGTGTCCGGCGATGACAAGGGGAACCGCATTCTCCGCCGGGGCCCGAAAGCCTTCCTGATCCTCAACAAGTACCCGTACGCGTCGGGCCATGTCATGGCCGCGGTCAACCGCCACGTCGGCTCTCTCGAGGAGACAGCTTCGGACGAGATCTGCCAGGTCATGGAGCTCGTGCAGGCGGCGGTCCGGGCTCTCACCCGCGCCTATGCCCCCGAGGGCTTCAACGTCGGCCTCAACCAGGGGCGCGCGGCGGGAGCCGGCGTGCCCAAGCACCTGCACATCCACATCGTGCCGCGCTGGAGCGGCGACGTCAACTTCATGCCCGTCGTGAGCGACACTCGCGTCCTGCCAGAGAACCTGGATACGACGTATGACCGCCTGCTGGCGGCGCTCGGCTCGTGAGGGACCCCTCGGCCGAGCTGTCGCCCCAGCTGTCACCCCAGCTGTCACCCATGATGTTGCAGTACCGGGAGCTGAAGCGGCGCTACCCGGACTACGTGCTGCTCTTCCGCCTCGGTGACTTCTACGAGATGTTCTTCGAGGACGCCCACGAGGGCGCCAAACTGCTGCAGATCACGCTGACCTCACGGCAAAAGGGAGAGGGCGCCATTCCGATGGCCGGTATCCCGCACCATGCCGCGGACGGCTACATCGCGCGGCTGATACGGGCCGGACGGAAGGTGGCCGTGTGCGAGCAGATGGAAGCGCCGGCCAAGGGCAAGAAGCTCGTCCGGCGAGAGGTCGTCCGGGTCATCACGCCCGGTACGCTCACCGACACCCAGTATCTCGACGGGGCCGCGAACAATTACCTCCTGGCCGTCCACAGGGCGGGCGCCGGCGCCGGCCGGACGCTGGGCGCCGCCCTGGTGGACGTTTCCACGGGCGAGTTCTGGGTCGGTGAAGCCGCGGGCGACGGAGCGGCGCTGCTCGACGCGGCCCTCCTGCGGCGGCCCGCCGAGTGCCTCGTGGCTGGGGAAGAAGACCAGGATCTCGCCGCCCGGCTCGCCGCCGCAGGGATCATGGTGACCCGCGGGGAGCCCTCGTGGTTCGCGCTGCGCCAGGCGCGTGAGCGGCTCGCGGCGCACTTCCGTGTTCACTCGCTCGACAGCCTGGGCGTGGGCGAGATGGGCGCCGGGCTTCAGGCCTCGGGCGCTGCCCTCGCGTATCTGCGGGAGACGCAGGGCGAGGCGCTCGGCCACCTCGCCCGTCTCCAGCGCCTGATCCCGGGCGACGCCATGGTGCTCGATCCCACCGCCGTCGCCACGCTCGAGCTCTTCGAGAACGCCCAGGAAGGGACCCTGCGCGGCTCTCTCCTTGCGACCCTCGACCGGACTCGGACGCCGATGGGCGCACGAACCCTCCGCCAGTGGCTGCTGCGGCCGCTTCTGGACACGGGCGCCATCTCGCGACGCCAGGATGCCGTCGCGGCGCTGGTCGCGGAGCCGCAGCAGCGGGCCGCCGTGCGGAAGCAGATCCACGGCATCGGCGACCTCGAGCGGCTCTCGAGCCGGGCCGCCCTCGGCGTCGCGCATGCGCGGGATCTGACGGGACTCCGTACCTTTCTCGGTTCCCTCCCGGCTGTCCGCGAGGCGCTCGGCGGACTCTCAGCGCCACTCCTCGCTGAGGTGGGGGAGGAGATCGCGGCCCTGCCGGCGCTGCAGAAGCTGCTCGTGGACGCTCTCGAGGACGAGCCGCCGCTGACGCTCCGGGAGGGCGGCCTGGTCCGGGAGATCTGGAGCGCCGATCTCGGCGAGATCAAGCGCGGGGCGCGGGAGGCGCGAGAGTGGATCGCTGCCCTGGAGGGACGTGAGCGGGAGCGCACGGGCATCCCCACGCTCCGCGTGCGCTTCAACCGCGTCTTCGGCTACGGCATCGAGGTGAGCAACGCGCACGTGGCTAAGGTGCCCGGCGAGTACATACGGCGCCAGACCCTGGTGGGCGCCGAGCGGTACGTCACCGTCGCGCTCAAGGAGTACGAAGGCCGCGTGCTTGGGGCTGAGGAGCGGATGGCCAAGCTCGAGCTGGAGCTCTTCCAGGAGGTCCGTGCCGCCGTCGCGGCCGAGGCGTCGGCGCTGCTCCGAACGGCACGGGCGGTCGGGACGCTGGACGCGCTCGCATCGCTCGGCGAGATCGCCCACGAGCGTGGGTACGTGAGGCCGCAGGTCGACGACGGCCGAATGCTCGACATCGCGGAGGGCCGCCATCCCGTGCTCGAGTCGGGCGGCGAGCGCCCCTTCACGCCCAACGACCTCCACCTCGACCCCGACCGCGAGCAGGTGATGATTCTGACGGGCCCCAACATGAGCGGCAAGAGCGTGTTCATGCGCCAAGCGGCGCTGCTGGTGATCCTGGCCCAGATGGGCAGCTTCGTCCCGGCGCGGTCGGCCCGGATCGGGGTCGTGGACCGGATCCTGACCCGCGTCGGGGCCCAGGACAACCTCGCGCGGGGCCAGAGTACTTTTCTCGTGGAAATGGTCGAGACCGCGAGCATCCTGCACAACGCCACGGAACGAACTCTGGTTCTACTTGACGAGGTGGGGCGCGGCACCTCGACCTTCGACGGGCTCGCCATCGCCTGGGCCGTGACCGAGGAGCTTCACGACCGCGGTCGCGGCGCGAAGGTGCTCTTCGCCACTCATTACCACGAGCTCACCGCCCTCGCCGATCGGCTCGCGCGCGTCCGCAACTTCCACGTCGCCGTCAAGGAATGGAACGACGAGATCATCTTCCTTCACAAGGTCGGGCCCGGCGGGACGGACCGGTCCTACGGCATCCAGGTCGCCCGCCTCGCCGGCTTGCCGAAGGCCGTCATCGCGCGCGCGCGGGAAATCCTCGCCGACCTCAGCCAGAATCCCGGCGCGCTCGTCCCGGGTCAGCCCGAGCCGACCCCGCAGCTCGGTCTTTTCCCGCATACCGCCAACCCCGTGCTCAAGGAGCTGGGCGCGCTCGACGTCTCGTCCCTCACACCGCTGGAGGCGCTCAACCTCCTGGCCGAGTGGCAGCGGCGTCTCAAGGCGCAGCCGTGAACCCCATCCGCCTCCTGCCCGATCACCTCATCAACAAGATCGCCGCGGGCGAGGTCGTGGAGCGGCCGGCGTCGGTGGTCAAGGAGCTCGTTGAGAACGCGATAGACGCCGGCGGGCGTGTCATCACGGTGGAGCTGAAAGACGCGGGGCGGCAGCTCATCCGGGTCACCGATGATGGCACCGGCATGACGCGCGCCGACGTCGACATGGCGCTCCGGCGCCACGCGACGTCGAAGATCTCCGACGAGGGCGACCTGGCGGCCATCGCGACCCTGGGCTTTCGCGGCGAGGCCCTGCCGGCCATCTGCGCCGTTAGCCGTTTCGAGATCCTCTCATGCCCCCGCGGCGGCGCCGTGGGCACTCTCGTGCGCGGGGCGGGAGGAACGGTCGTCGATCGCCTCGAGGTCGAGGCCGCGCCCGGCACGTCCGTCGAGATCCAGGATCTCTTCTTCAACACGCCGGCGCGGCTCAAGTTTCTCCGGAGCGCGCCGGCCGAGCTGGCCTTCATCCTCCGGCTCCTGCAGGGCATCGCCCTCGCGCGGCCGGACCTGCATCTCCGCGCACTCCACCACGGCAAGGCCGTGTTGACGGCGCCGGCGGCGGCAACTCTGCGGGCCCGCGTCGGCGCCGTCTTGGGTTTCGAGACAGCGGAGGCGATGCTCGACGTGGATCACACGCAGGGGAATGTGCACGTCACCGGGCTCGCGGCACCGCCACAGCGGGCGCGCGGCAACCGCGACGAGATCACCCTCATCGTCAACGGCCGTCCGGTCCGTGATACGGCGCTAGCCCAGGGTCTGATCGAGGCCTACCGGCCCATGCTCCCGCGCCACCAATTCCCGGTGGCGGCGCTCCTGATCGACCTGCCCCTGCCTGAAGTCGACGTCAACGTCCACCCGACCAAGGCCTGGGTCCGCTTCCGCTCGCCGCGGCTGGTGCAGGAGGCAGTGTTCCGCGCCGTCCAGGACGCTCTCCGCTCGCAGCGCGTCGTCCAACCCCAGCAAGGCCTTGGCGCGCCCGGCCGACCTGCTGACTGGGGGAGTACGGGGACCATGTCTGGGCCCCCGTTCCCAAACAACCAGGGCGCGTTGTTTCAGGAAACAGCGGCTTCTTTCGGGCCCGGGCGGTTCGGCGCCGTCGTCGGCCAGCTGCAGGAGACCTTCGTCGTCGCGGCCAGCGACGAGGAGGTCTTCTTCATCGACCAGCACGTCGCCCACGAGCGCGTGCTCTTCGAGGAGCTGCGGCGGAACCTCGCCTTGGGCCCCTTGGCCTCGCAGGTCCTGCTCTTCCCTCAGACCCTCGAGCTCGGAGCCGGCAAGGCCGCGCTCCTCGAGGAGTGGTCGGGTGACCTCGAAGTGCTGGGCTTCGACCTCGAAGGCTTCGGCGGCCAGAGCGCGCTCCTGCGCGCCGTGCCCGCTCTCCTCAAGGCCGAGGAGCCCCGGCGGCTCATCGAAGGACTACTCGACGAAGTGGGCTCGCCGGCCGGGGCGCAGCAGGCACCCCTTGTGGAACGGGCGCTCGCCTTCGTCGCCTGCCGCGCCGCGATCAAGGCGCACGCCCCCTTGCAGCGCGAAGAGATGGTGCGGCTGCTCGCGGACCTCTCGGCCACCGAAACCCCGTACTTCTGTCCGCACGGACGGCCCATCGTCTCGCGGCTGTCTCTCAAGGAGATCAAGCGGGAGCTCAGGCGGACATGGTGATCCCACCTCCGCTTCTCCTGATCGTCGGCCCCACCGGGGTGGGGAAGACCGCCGTCGCCGCGCGCCTCGCCGCCAGCGTGCCGATGGAGGTCGTAAGCGCCGACTCGCGCCAAGTCTACCGTGGCATGGACACCGCGACAGGTAAGCCGACCGCCGAGGAGCGCAAGGCCGTGACGCATCATCTCCTCGATCTGATCGAGCCCGGCGACCGCTACCACGCGGCGCGCTTCCAGCTGGATGCGGCGCAGTCGATCGAGACGATTCGCGCGGCCGGGCGCCTTCCGGTCGTCGTGGGAGGCACCGGCCTCTACGTGCGGGCGCTCCTGCGTGGGCTCGATCCGGCGCCACCCGCCGACCCGGCGCTGCGGGCTCAATTGGAGGAAGCCGCCAGGACGGGTGGGCCGGCGGCCCTCCACGAACGCCTCACAGCGCTCGACCCCGAGGGCGCTGCCCGGCTCCACCCCAACGACCGGGTGCGGATCATCCGGGCGATCGAGAAGCACGGCCGCGGGGCCTCCTCGGCCGGAGGCTGGGCGCGGGCGGTCATGCCATGGCGCGTCGTGATGTTCGGGCTCCGCCGGGAGCGAGCCGCCCTCAACAGGGCTCTCGAGGAACGCGCGCGAAGCATGCTGGCCGGTGGGATGATGGAAGAGGTGCGGCGCCTCTTGGCTGCCGGCTATGACGAGACGGCGCCCGGCATGGCGGGCATAGGCTACCCCCAGTGGGCCAAGGTCGCGAGGGGCCGCCTATCTCCGGCCGAGGCGCTCAGGCTCATGGTCCGCGACACCCAGCGCTACGCGAAGCGCCAGATGACATGGTTCGCGCGGGAGCCGGAGATACAGTGGCTGGACGTAGACGAGGTGGGCGGCGTCGAGGGCGCCGCCGAGAGCATCCACAAGCACATCTTGCGGGAGGGATGGATCGCGTGAGGAAGAGGGAACGGGCGCTCCTGGCGGCCTTGCGGCTGCCGAGACAGCGCCGGTACGAAGTCGAAGAGTCCCTGGACGAGCTGGGTCGCCTCGCCGAGTCGGCCGGCGCCCTAGTCGTGGGCCGCGTCACCCAGGAGCGGCTCGCGCCCACGCCCAAGCTCTATTTCGGCAAGGGCAAGGTGGACGAGCTTCGGGCCTTCTCGGAGCGCGAGAGCGCCAACCTCATGATCTCCGACGACGCGCTCTC contains these protein-coding regions:
- a CDS encoding 30S ribosomal protein S1, with translation METENRKAKLLEGVQEEVAEAPEESMEDWFNRGVGDIEEGEVVRGRVVEVRDSEVLVDIGYKSEGTIAMEEFRHAGTLPKVGDEIEVYLESKEDSEGLIVLSKDKADKIKVWDAISKSHDSGTPVEGKVVEVVKGGLSVDVGVRAFLPGSQVDLRPVKNLASMLGQMIRAKVIKLNRRRGNVVLSRRAVLEEEREEKRKHTLSVLSEGMVLTGAVKNITDYGAFIDLGGIDGLLHVTDMSWGRVGHPSEIFQIGDQVEVVVLHFDRETGRVSLGYKQKSSDPWAVVDERYPVGAKAQGRVVSLTNYGAFVELEPGVEGLVHVSEMSWTRRVRHPSKLVNVGDMVDVMVLDVNKATKRISLGMKQVEADPWATIEERYKPGERVEGKVRNLTDFGAFVELEPGVDGLLHISDMSWTRNIGHPSEILKKGQSVETQILNVDRDNKRISLGLKQIQPDPWESVSQRYPMGSRVTGKIVRLTDFGAFVELEPGVDGLLHVSQMSSRPIASPSDLVNVGDELTLMVIRVDPNERRIGLSLKDLAAAILEEPSQADARGRGKGRKRRGGEDFDEDEE
- the mutS gene encoding DNA mismatch repair protein MutS yields the protein MMLQYRELKRRYPDYVLLFRLGDFYEMFFEDAHEGAKLLQITLTSRQKGEGAIPMAGIPHHAADGYIARLIRAGRKVAVCEQMEAPAKGKKLVRREVVRVITPGTLTDTQYLDGAANNYLLAVHRAGAGAGRTLGAALVDVSTGEFWVGEAAGDGAALLDAALLRRPAECLVAGEEDQDLAARLAAAGIMVTRGEPSWFALRQARERLAAHFRVHSLDSLGVGEMGAGLQASGAALAYLRETQGEALGHLARLQRLIPGDAMVLDPTAVATLELFENAQEGTLRGSLLATLDRTRTPMGARTLRQWLLRPLLDTGAISRRQDAVAALVAEPQQRAAVRKQIHGIGDLERLSSRAALGVAHARDLTGLRTFLGSLPAVREALGGLSAPLLAEVGEEIAALPALQKLLVDALEDEPPLTLREGGLVREIWSADLGEIKRGAREAREWIAALEGRERERTGIPTLRVRFNRVFGYGIEVSNAHVAKVPGEYIRRQTLVGAERYVTVALKEYEGRVLGAEERMAKLELELFQEVRAAVAAEASALLRTARAVGTLDALASLGEIAHERGYVRPQVDDGRMLDIAEGRHPVLESGGERPFTPNDLHLDPDREQVMILTGPNMSGKSVFMRQAALLVILAQMGSFVPARSARIGVVDRILTRVGAQDNLARGQSTFLVEMVETASILHNATERTLVLLDEVGRGTSTFDGLAIAWAVTEELHDRGRGAKVLFATHYHELTALADRLARVRNFHVAVKEWNDEIIFLHKVGPGGTDRSYGIQVARLAGLPKAVIARAREILADLSQNPGALVPGQPEPTPQLGLFPHTANPVLKELGALDVSSLTPLEALNLLAEWQRRLKAQP
- the sppA gene encoding signal peptide peptidase SppA; the protein is MGLQVTSRGRVAVVAVGVGLGILVLFLGTIWVLMATVSEDGLPTGGPRVAVVEIEGIIVDGTAAVRELREHADNPSIKAVVLRVNSPGGVVAPTQEIFAAIQRARKAGKPVVATLGAVAASGGYYVAAAADRIYANPGTLTGSIGVVMQMANLEGLLKKVGVEYVVVKAGAYKDVGNFARTMSPEERKMLQALLDDVYSQFVDAVAEGRGLERKEVLAFAEGRIYSGQQALALKMVDEMGGFEDAVEAAGKLANIQGRPKLVYPRKKFSFKDLLENRLGLSGVGPLLPALSGIRTPLYLMQ
- the miaA gene encoding tRNA (adenosine(37)-N6)-dimethylallyltransferase MiaA; protein product: MVIPPPLLLIVGPTGVGKTAVAARLAASVPMEVVSADSRQVYRGMDTATGKPTAEERKAVTHHLLDLIEPGDRYHAARFQLDAAQSIETIRAAGRLPVVVGGTGLYVRALLRGLDPAPPADPALRAQLEEAARTGGPAALHERLTALDPEGAARLHPNDRVRIIRAIEKHGRGASSAGGWARAVMPWRVVMFGLRRERAALNRALEERARSMLAGGMMEEVRRLLAAGYDETAPGMAGIGYPQWAKVARGRLSPAEALRLMVRDTQRYAKRQMTWFAREPEIQWLDVDEVGGVEGAAESIHKHILREGWIA
- a CDS encoding integration host factor subunit beta, coding for MTKADLIEEVSKLSSLTKKETELIVNTVFDNITDALAKGDKVELRGFGSFRIRHRNSRKGRNPKTGDSVSVPEKRVPFFKVGKRLRELVNT
- a CDS encoding lysophospholipid acyltransferase family protein — its product is MLYLILKPLVVFLMRAWFGLRVRGAEHIPSSGPALIVSNHQSILDPPVIGGAARRQIYFLAKAELFRIPLFGWLFRALHARPVRREGSDPGALRIAALLLEQGKALLVFPEGTRSLDGRLGEGKPGVGMLAVTSGAPVVPAYVSGTLEALPKGAVWPRRSQVSVSFGPALHFKAPIGSGRKERYREATEEMMRGIAQLKAQSATTRSGDP
- a CDS encoding HIT domain-containing protein; the protein is MDRLWAPWRMAYVTSVGAPPATPPATPDGCILCDALVSGDDKGNRILRRGPKAFLILNKYPYASGHVMAAVNRHVGSLEETASDEICQVMELVQAAVRALTRAYAPEGFNVGLNQGRAAGAGVPKHLHIHIVPRWSGDVNFMPVVSDTRVLPENLDTTYDRLLAALGS
- the cmk gene encoding (d)CMP kinase; the protein is MTCRRDPVITIDGPAGAGKSTTAREVARRLGFRLVDTGALYRALAWALMQAGVSPEDEIGVGALLARTTVELADMGAGGGTSGRVLVNGRDVTAEIRTPEIALTTSRLTALRAVRDKMTPLQRSLAAAGGVVLEGRDTGSVVCPDAEVKVYLDADLAERARRRRDELAARGLPADYERVKAEVALRDRQDMERALAPLRKPPGAVTVDSTALSPEAVVLRILDAVEQARCCT
- the mutL gene encoding DNA mismatch repair endonuclease MutL gives rise to the protein MNPIRLLPDHLINKIAAGEVVERPASVVKELVENAIDAGGRVITVELKDAGRQLIRVTDDGTGMTRADVDMALRRHATSKISDEGDLAAIATLGFRGEALPAICAVSRFEILSCPRGGAVGTLVRGAGGTVVDRLEVEAAPGTSVEIQDLFFNTPARLKFLRSAPAELAFILRLLQGIALARPDLHLRALHHGKAVLTAPAAATLRARVGAVLGFETAEAMLDVDHTQGNVHVTGLAAPPQRARGNRDEITLIVNGRPVRDTALAQGLIEAYRPMLPRHQFPVAALLIDLPLPEVDVNVHPTKAWVRFRSPRLVQEAVFRAVQDALRSQRVVQPQQGLGAPGRPADWGSTGTMSGPPFPNNQGALFQETAASFGPGRFGAVVGQLQETFVVAASDEEVFFIDQHVAHERVLFEELRRNLALGPLASQVLLFPQTLELGAGKAALLEEWSGDLEVLGFDLEGFGGQSALLRAVPALLKAEEPRRLIEGLLDEVGSPAGAQQAPLVERALAFVACRAAIKAHAPLQREEMVRLLADLSATETPYFCPHGRPIVSRLSLKEIKRELRRTW